The following proteins are co-located in the Gloeocapsa sp. PCC 7428 genome:
- a CDS encoding response regulator transcription factor, whose translation MATVLVVEDTLSELELISNYLRESGYSVIGATSAKEALHKAVEQKPDAIVTDIVMPGMSGFELCRKLKNNPATEQLPIIICSSKDQEIDRFWGMKQGAAVYVTKPFTREELVRAVKSVVA comes from the coding sequence GTGGCTACAGTTTTAGTAGTTGAAGATACTTTGTCAGAATTAGAATTAATAAGTAATTACCTTCGCGAAAGTGGCTACAGTGTTATTGGTGCTACCAGCGCGAAAGAAGCATTGCATAAAGCTGTAGAACAAAAACCTGATGCAATTGTTACAGATATCGTTATGCCAGGTATGAGTGGCTTTGAATTATGCCGTAAACTAAAAAATAATCCAGCTACAGAACAATTACCAATTATTATTTGTAGTTCCAAAGATCAAGAGATTGACCGCTTTTGGGGGATGAAACAAGGCGCGGCTGTTTATGTCACAAAGCCTTTTACCCGCGAAGAATTAGTTCGTGCTGTCAAATCAGTCGTTGCTTAA
- a CDS encoding response regulator — MAIHGTFQKLRPLSLLANLCSSYDSVCLKVTSNTVTWFIYVKQGKILYASHTVDPCDRLDCYLRRFSYHTATLNSEIRSQLRLRFDNASELHPEYQAICWLFDNQYLNQNQAAALIEYLVKEVVESFLLIQEGSYELDEKYDILPAEFCQLDLQPIVKHCQPRIKSWQSLAPQLWSPYQRPYLNNQPNIKEQLTAETQHKLSSILKGFSIRHLAVLLNQDELQLAQSLYPYIKMGSIILHEPQPPFEQLPRTYEPPVESQLAVQLASPVRVENKPSTIHNTNKNINSDNKQTTSLTKATPNNQLPEVTQRNNKPIERFVVPPSKAIERSAKPLEKIITSHTKKAAYKIVCIDDSQAMLRELGHLLDDESFDVFTINDPVKALMQVVRIKPDLILLDIKMAKIDGYELCRLLRNHSLFKSTPIIMVTGSTGIIDRVKARFVGASGYLTKPFTQSELFKIIFRHLS, encoded by the coding sequence ATGGCTATTCATGGCACGTTTCAAAAACTACGTCCTTTAAGCTTACTTGCCAATTTATGTAGTAGTTACGATAGCGTCTGTCTAAAAGTGACCAGTAATACAGTTACTTGGTTTATTTATGTGAAACAAGGCAAAATTCTTTATGCTTCGCATACGGTGGACCCTTGCGATCGCCTTGATTGTTATTTGCGACGCTTTAGTTATCATACTGCTACACTCAACAGCGAAATCCGTTCGCAACTGCGCTTAAGGTTTGACAATGCATCAGAATTACATCCCGAATATCAAGCGATTTGTTGGTTATTTGACAATCAATACCTCAATCAAAATCAAGCCGCAGCTTTGATTGAGTATCTCGTAAAAGAGGTTGTCGAATCCTTTCTCTTGATTCAAGAAGGTAGCTACGAACTTGACGAAAAGTATGATATATTACCAGCCGAGTTTTGCCAACTTGATTTGCAGCCAATAGTCAAACATTGCCAACCAAGAATCAAATCTTGGCAATCTTTAGCACCTCAACTTTGGTCTCCCTATCAACGTCCTTACCTAAATAATCAACCAAATATAAAAGAACAACTCACCGCAGAAACACAACATAAACTAAGCTCGATCCTTAAAGGTTTTAGTATTCGTCACTTAGCTGTTTTACTCAATCAAGACGAACTACAGCTAGCACAAAGTTTATATCCTTATATTAAAATGGGGAGTATCATCTTACACGAGCCTCAACCACCTTTTGAGCAACTTCCAAGAACATATGAACCTCCAGTAGAAAGTCAACTTGCCGTTCAACTTGCTAGCCCTGTGAGGGTTGAAAACAAACCTTCAACCATACATAACACCAATAAGAATATTAATAGCGATAATAAACAAACCACTTCGTTAACTAAAGCTACACCTAATAACCAACTACCTGAAGTCACGCAGCGGAATAATAAACCAATTGAGAGATTTGTAGTACCTCCAAGTAAAGCTATTGAAAGATCGGCTAAACCGTTAGAGAAAATTATTACTTCGCACACTAAAAAAGCAGCATACAAAATCGTATGTATTGATGATAGTCAGGCAATGTTACGCGAACTAGGTCATCTTTTGGATGACGAAAGTTTTGATGTATTTACAATTAACGATCCTGTCAAAGCACTTATGCAAGTTGTCAGGATCAAGCCAGATTTGATTTTATTAGATATCAAAATGGCTAAAATTGATGGTTATGAATTGTGTCGTCTTCTCCGCAATCATTCTTTATTTAAGAGTACACCAATTATTATGGTGACAGGAAGTACAGGAATTATTGATAGAGTCAAAGCTAGATTTGTAGGCGCGTCTGGCTATCTCACCAAGCCGTTTACTCAATCAGAATTATTTAAAATAATCTTTCGGCATTTATCTTGA
- a CDS encoding chemotaxis protein CheW, with product MDIPILTPQPHQSETNVGGSYLRFQINADTPALLAMKYVQEVLVVPTTRITPMPNMPECILGLFNRRNRILWAVDLALMLLAQPIDASSQQYHILIMRVGETPLSLIVREIKGVTRVTSNLQPSAGESSALLPYLEGYIWQQQEKLLVLDAKAIINSPSLHNY from the coding sequence ATGGATATTCCTATTCTGACACCACAGCCGCATCAGTCAGAAACCAATGTGGGTGGTTCTTATTTGAGATTTCAGATCAACGCGGATACGCCAGCGCTTCTCGCGATGAAGTATGTGCAAGAAGTCTTAGTTGTGCCGACGACACGGATAACGCCGATGCCGAATATGCCTGAGTGCATATTAGGATTATTTAATCGCCGCAATCGTATTTTGTGGGCAGTTGATTTAGCACTGATGTTGCTTGCACAACCGATTGACGCGAGTAGTCAACAATACCACATTCTTATTATGCGAGTTGGTGAAACTCCGCTAAGCTTAATTGTACGAGAAATTAAAGGAGTCACTAGAGTTACATCGAATTTACAACCCTCAGCCGGAGAAAGCAGCGCACTACTTCCTTACCTAGAAGGATATATTTGGCAACAACAAGAGAAATTGCTGGTGTTAGATGCAAAAGCAATTATAAATTCTCCCAGTTTACATAACTACTAG
- a CDS encoding PP2C family serine/threonine-protein phosphatase encodes MNVNDFFKQNKTIEEVHWRVAAASVRGRGHEKVGQLCQDAHYWQKLPSGILVAAVADGAGSANLGKVGAIVAAQTAVETVCDRLTTSPLPADDNEWRSVLNNALAAARTTVEAEAVACQLSARELATTLIIVVATPNLVVAAQIGDGVAVASDRQGNLIALTAPQFGEYINETTFLVSPQALDTAQLTLWQGKTAKIALLSDGLQMLALELNQGKPYVPFFSPLFHFVAQIKDETEAKEQLVAFLRSPKITERTDDDLTLLLATLS; translated from the coding sequence ATGAATGTAAATGACTTCTTCAAACAAAATAAGACAATTGAAGAAGTTCATTGGCGTGTGGCAGCAGCGTCAGTGCGTGGTAGGGGTCACGAAAAAGTAGGGCAACTGTGCCAAGATGCACATTATTGGCAAAAGTTACCTAGCGGAATTTTAGTCGCTGCCGTTGCGGATGGTGCGGGGTCAGCAAACCTAGGCAAAGTCGGGGCAATTGTTGCGGCACAAACAGCCGTAGAAACAGTGTGCGATCGCTTAACAACCTCACCCTTGCCTGCGGATGACAATGAATGGCGCAGCGTGTTAAACAATGCCCTCGCCGCAGCAAGAACAACCGTAGAAGCCGAAGCCGTTGCGTGTCAGTTATCAGCCCGCGAACTAGCAACAACTTTGATTATTGTCGTAGCCACACCGAACTTGGTCGTTGCGGCACAAATTGGCGATGGTGTCGCTGTTGCTAGCGATCGCCAAGGTAATTTGATTGCCTTGACAGCACCGCAATTTGGAGAATATATCAACGAAACAACTTTTCTTGTCTCGCCACAAGCACTCGACACGGCACAACTTACGCTTTGGCAAGGAAAAACCGCTAAGATTGCTTTGTTATCCGATGGACTGCAAATGCTAGCTTTAGAATTAAATCAAGGAAAACCTTATGTGCCGTTTTTCTCACCATTGTTTCATTTTGTCGCTCAGATCAAAGATGAAACCGAAGCTAAAGAACAATTAGTCGCTTTTTTGCGTTCGCCAAAAATTACCGAACGGACAGACGACGATTTAACGCTTTTATTAGCAACATTGAGTTGA